A single window of Xylocopa sonorina isolate GNS202 chromosome 5, iyXylSono1_principal, whole genome shotgun sequence DNA harbors:
- the LOC143423680 gene encoding uncharacterized protein LOC143423680: MSDIVEDDKRSEASPKPSQLTPFSIADILSRRTSYTERRSPESKEVQGAPSFAKKPHQLRAEYDCPENDHRESQLEDHNQMARFSRLPSPDLSVARELDILTRNLVHANISNFGTIPHLAQGTFKHLENLGNMGAYQTVKDSRESSQRQQDEALDMSKNKYLEDGEEDMFEAQSHGQNLQSRKKRSRAAFSHAQVYELERRFAAQKYLSGPERADLARGLKLTETQVKIWFQNRRYKTKRRQQQELGALVNSGNARRVAVRVLVHPDEHLRGLPLRGSGQLPGQMSAPQIHPANKALGGFPYYCLPYHPLLCPPLHTAHIQVQNTIAPDLDPSQLAKLNDEK; the protein is encoded by the exons ATGTCAGATATCGTAGAGGACGACAAACGAAGCGAAGCGTCGCCGAAACCGTCCCAGTTAACCCCGTTCAGCATAGCAGACATACTCAGCAGAAGAACCTCTTACACGGAGCGACGATCTCCAGAGTCGAAGGAAGTGCAAGGTGCACCATCGTTCGCGAAGAAGCCTCACCAATTACGAGCGGAGTACGACTGTCCAGAGAACGATCACAGAGAGAGTCAGCTGGAGGATCACAATCAGATGGCCAGATTCTCGAGGTTACCTTCGCCGGATCTGAGCGTGGCTCGCGAGCTGGACATCCTGACGAGGAACCTGGTCCACGCGAACATCTCCAACTTTGGAACTATTCCGCACTTGGCCCAGGGTACGTTCAAGCACCTCGAGAATCTGGGGAACATGGGCGCTTATCAGACGGTAAAGGACTCGAGGGAATCCTCGCAGAGGCAACAGGACGAGGCGTTGGACATGAGCAAGAATAAATACTTGG AGGACGGAGAGGAGGACATGTTCGAGGCGCAGAGCCACGGGCAGAATCTTCAGAGCAGGAAGAAACGGAGCAGAGCGGCGTTCTCTCACGCGCAGGTTTACGAGCTGGAGAGAAGATTCGCCGCGCAGAAATACTTGTCGGGCCCGGAACGAGCGGATCTCGCGCGAGGGTTGAAGCTGACGGAGACGCAGGTCAAGATTTGGTTTCAAAACAGACG ATACAAAACCAAGAGACGACAGCAGCAGGAGCTGGGGGCGCTGGTTAATTCGGGGAACGCGAGGCGCGTGGCGGTACGCGTCCTCGTGCATCCGGACGAGCATCTGAGGGGATTGCCACTTCGTGGTTCCGGGCAACTTCCCGGGCAAATGTCCGCCCCGCAGATTCATCCGGCGAACAAAGCGCTCGGCGGTTTCCCGTACTACTGTCTACCCTATCATCCCCTGCTGTGCCCGCCCCTTCACACCGCTCATATTCAGGTGCAAAACACGATCGCGCCCGACCTCGATCCGAGCCAGCTGGCCAAATTGAACGACGAGAAGTAA
- the LOC143423788 gene encoding homeobox protein Nkx-2.5, whose protein sequence is MLSSSVSGTPFSVRDILSEDQQLGIMDCYASVHHQHQFQQQHVPQDYYGYNIVADNNWDVDKFKEQPMPAYSHYPDLGHVHQMNQITPPYQQSPVTEDGNVVTSSKTELRKSQSGKRTKRKPRVLFSQNQVYELEQRFKQQRYLSAPERELLAQTLKLTSTQVKIWFQNRRYKNKRARIEDAEKLQAQNMKNQSLKKIHVPVLIKDGKPNIQDSYNPPYWPNIRPELNVSMQPDFRMNEIRLSPEFRSANDMRMDTSISPEYKPDMSSDPSGKSSLNGEMQARQHALATADFRNNLATDPRAGVHDCHRQMKGNVSGNEVAPFPDLKAITTDTKPMVSDGRPVMDVSSSDYGFSNYLAPANYQMQYVNYIEQVPMDQNLQRLW, encoded by the exons ATGTTGTCTTCCTCCGTCTCCGGAACCCCGTTCAGTGTCCGCGACATTCTCAGCGAGGATCAGCAGCTCGGGATCATGGATTGCTACGCGTCCGTTCACCACCAGCACCAGTTCCAGCAGCAACACGTGCCCCAGGATTATTACGGTTACAACATCGTGGCGGACAACAATTGGGACGTGGACAAGTTCAAGGAGCAACCGATGCCCGCTTACTCCCATTATCCCGACCTGGGCCACGTTCATCAGATGAACCAGATCACTCCTCCGTATCAGCAATCCCCGGTTACAGAAGACG GTAACGTGGTTACTTCCAGTAAAACGGAGCTGCGGAAGAGTCAGTCTGGCAAGCGAACGAAACGGAAGCCGAGGGTTCTGTTCTCTCAG AATCAAGTGTACGAGCTGGAACAACGATTCAAACAGCAACGATACCTGAGCGCCCCGGAACGAGAGTTGCTCGCGCAGACCCTCAAGCTGACCAGCACCCAGGTGAAAATTTGGTTCCAGAACCGACGATACAAGAACAAACGCGCCAGAATAGAGGACGCGGAGAAGCTGCAGGCGCAAAACATGAAGAACCAGTCGCTGAAAAAGATCCACGTGCCGGTGTTAATAAAAGATGGCAAACCGAACATCCAGGACAGCTACAATCCGCCCTACTGGCCCAACATCAGGCCAGAGTTGAACGTCTCGATGCAGCCGGACTTCAGAATGAACGAGATTCGACTGAGCCCCGAATTCAGGTCCGCGAACGACATGAGAATGGACACGAGCATCAGCCCCGAGTACAAACCGGACATGAGCTCCGATCCGAGCGGGAAATCCAGTTTGAACGGGGAGATGCAAGCCAGACAGCACGCGCTGGCTACCGCGGACTTCAGAAACAATTTGGCGACGGATCCCCGTGCGGGTGTCCACGATTGTCACAGGCAGATGAAGGGGAACGTGAGCGGCAACGAGGTCGCGCCATTTCCGGATCTGAAAGCCATTACGACGGACACGAAACCCATGGTCAGCGACGGGAGACCAGTGATGGACGTCTCCAGCAGCGACTACGGCTTCTCCAACTACTTGGCACCGGCCAATTACCAGATGCAGTACGTTAACTATATCGAACAGGTGCCTATGGACCAGAATCTCCAACGATTGTGGTAG